The sequence TTAGTGTTAGGacccaatttttttataaaaataaaaggtgaacTTGCAGTGTAGGCCCCACCGGACtagttaaagaataaaaaaataaaaaaaataaaaattaagccttTGTCAGTTGTATTTTCTCGGTCTCTTTCAATCAATGCTGTTCTTTGTTTCGAGCTGGTCTTTGGCTTTTTGCCTTGTCCCTTCTCCTCATCTTCCTTTCAGAACCAAACAGAAATTATTAGGATTATTGAATGTTTTGAAGTTATAAATATCCaccatttttaattttcttggtcAAAGTTTCTCAGTTAAGATACACCTTCTATACACACATAGAAATTATGCATCACAACATACAGCAGTTCCTGTACTGTAAAGTTAGCACTTACgtaaatacaaattaatagaCCATAATTAAAGAGTTAATTACAAGAGCACAAGTGTTTTGAAGAgtccaataaatttaatttcaatatcttGATCATCATGCATATACATACATTCATGACTACCATGCATGACAAAATCTCCACATGCCCAATCAAACAATCATGAAAAGCAAGTAAGAAGAAATGTCGACGCCAGCTAAGCAGTGGGTACTTAATTTGCCGACCATTGGTGCTTATAGTGCTTCCAAAGCAACCGCTAGGGCAAGAATTTCATAATCTTCACATCTGCACCCACTATCCTTGCAACAACCACATCCATCCCTCTTCCTCAACCTGCCATCTCTCCTGTTCTTCTTCTCCATCTCTGCCATTTCCGGAACTCTAGCTCTCATTGCTATTTGCACTGAAGGAGGCTTGACGTCGTCAGGAACACTACCCTTCTTTGGAACCAACATAACCCACCTTTCCATCTCCAAATTTGGTGATTCGAGAACTGTTTTCCATGGAACCTCAGCTCTACCTAGGAGTTGTGACCCTCCTATTTTAGCAAGGATTGGATTTGTGTTTCTCCATCTGAGCTCGAAAACTACAGTCTCTTGCTTTAGGTTGTTGATGGAGTCTTCAGTGCCTATACACTCCAATGAGAAGGACTCGTTCCAAAAGAGGTTGGACTTCGAGGAGATATCTCGGCTCTTCAGTTGGATTCTTTTGTTCTTTCCTGCAGAGAGATAGTATCTAACAAAAAGGCTCCCATGGGACTTGAGCTCtatattttttgcttgaaagATTTCTATTTCAATGCCAAGACAAGTACTCGCGATACCTTCAGTAGCAGCACCCATTTTAAGAAAGAGAGAGGGTGAGTAATTGGTTATCTTGAGAAGAGAAgctttggtttgtttttgatttatttggtgAGGGGAAGCTATGGGTGATGGAGTGGTATATATAGATGCATGCAAGGATATTGGAGGGACGGTGGCATTTGCTTTCGAGGAAGCTGCTtccatgtataaaaaaatgtgCAGTGCGGAGAATATAGCCCACCAAAACCCTAGTTGCAATATTTGCAAGGGAAATTTAATAATGTCATGAAATAAGAAGTGAATCACATGAGATtgcattgaatttaaaataagctCTTGT is a genomic window of Populus alba chromosome 5, ASM523922v2, whole genome shotgun sequence containing:
- the LOC118031625 gene encoding uncharacterized protein, whose translation is MQSHVIHFLFHDIIKFPLQILQLGFWWAIFSALHIFLYMEAASSKANATVPPISLHASIYTTPSPIASPHQINQKQTKASLLKITNYSPSLFLKMGAATEGIASTCLGIEIEIFQAKNIELKSHGSLFVRYYLSAGKNKRIQLKSRDISSKSNLFWNESFSLECIGTEDSINNLKQETVVFELRWRNTNPILAKIGGSQLLGRAEVPWKTVLESPNLEMERWVMLVPKKGSVPDDVKPPSVQIAMRARVPEMAEMEKKNRRDGRLRKRDGCGCCKDSGCRCEDYEILALAVALEAL